The following proteins are co-located in the Apium graveolens cultivar Ventura chromosome 5, ASM990537v1, whole genome shotgun sequence genome:
- the LOC141659710 gene encoding single myb histone 6-like, with translation MGPCKIKWTVEEEDDMRAGIAKHGAGKWRVILKDPQFGSVLRRRSNVDLKDFQDKWRNMQIITNGQPRNRCKPVPKKMEETSRSCGKFVALTSEGSDEDEIAEPEPPSLFKEASHERVFEKLTRFSLEDTRTVPFDGKLIELVQFT, from the exons ATGGGTCCCTGTAAGATTAAGTGGACTGTTGAAGAGGAAGACGATATGAGAGCTGGAATAGCCAAGCATGGTGCCGGTAAATGGCGGGTTATTCTCAAAGACCCCCAGTTCGGAAGTGTCTTGCGTAGGCGCTCAAATGTGGACCTCAAG GACTTTCAGGACAAGTGGAGAAATATGCAAATCATAACGAATGGCCAGCCTCGAAACAGATGCAAGCCTGTACCAAAGAAAATGGAGGAGACCAGCCGAAGCTGTGGTAAATTTGTGGCTCTTACTAGTGAGGGCTCTGATGAAGATGAAATCGCTGAACCCGAGCCACCATCCTTATTTAAAGAAGCATCACATGAGCGTGTTTTTGAAAAGCTAACAAGGTTTTCGTTGGAAGATACAAGAACTGTTCCATTTGATGGAAAACTCATCGAG CTTGTTCAATTCACATAG